Proteins found in one Microbacterium sp. SSM24 genomic segment:
- a CDS encoding AI-2E family transporter, whose product MGLFRSTPPPVRVDSADVELKATRPPWSLWADGFGMLAIRGLQIIVVVAVAAGVIIAIQSLTLVTIPLVIALILACAFAPVMRWLRRRGVPSVVATLATMLAIVVILGLLGWLVVWAVRGEWDELAAQAQDGFQHFLAWLETLPFEFLSPAQLEEWVATLTDFVTSAQFGSGALAGVGAVANFVTGLVLMVTILFFFLKDGPQMWEFLLRPFRGTHYLRARRIGDKTVGVLGSYVRGTATVALVDAIGILIGLLILQVPLALPLSVLVFLLAFIPIVGATLAGILAALVALVSNGLVNALFVVGVVVLVNQLEGNFLQPVLMGRSMKLHAFVILIALTVGTVLGGIVGAVLAVPIAAAAWGVIQVWDGPDLPARWARPKHPIES is encoded by the coding sequence ATGGGCCTGTTCCGCAGCACTCCCCCGCCGGTCCGTGTCGACTCCGCCGACGTCGAGCTGAAAGCGACGAGACCGCCGTGGAGCCTGTGGGCCGACGGCTTCGGCATGCTCGCGATCCGAGGGCTGCAGATCATCGTGGTCGTGGCGGTCGCCGCCGGCGTGATCATCGCGATCCAGTCGCTCACTCTCGTCACGATCCCGCTCGTGATCGCGCTCATCCTCGCGTGCGCCTTCGCCCCCGTCATGCGATGGCTGCGACGGCGAGGCGTTCCGTCGGTGGTCGCGACGCTCGCGACCATGCTGGCGATCGTCGTGATCCTGGGTCTGCTCGGCTGGTTGGTCGTGTGGGCGGTGCGCGGTGAGTGGGATGAGCTCGCCGCCCAGGCGCAAGACGGGTTCCAGCACTTCCTGGCGTGGCTCGAGACGCTGCCCTTCGAGTTCCTGTCGCCCGCACAGCTCGAGGAATGGGTCGCGACGCTCACCGACTTCGTCACCAGCGCGCAGTTCGGCTCGGGAGCCCTCGCCGGCGTGGGCGCCGTCGCGAACTTCGTCACCGGACTCGTGCTGATGGTCACGATCCTGTTCTTCTTCCTCAAGGACGGCCCGCAGATGTGGGAGTTCCTCCTGCGGCCGTTCCGCGGCACGCACTACCTTCGCGCCCGCCGCATCGGCGACAAGACGGTGGGCGTGCTCGGCTCGTACGTGCGCGGAACCGCGACTGTGGCCCTCGTCGACGCGATCGGCATCCTCATCGGCCTGCTGATCCTGCAGGTGCCGCTGGCCCTCCCGCTCTCGGTGCTGGTGTTCCTGCTCGCGTTCATCCCGATCGTCGGCGCGACGCTCGCCGGGATCCTGGCGGCGCTCGTCGCCCTCGTCTCCAATGGGCTCGTGAACGCCCTGTTCGTCGTCGGCGTGGTCGTGCTCGTGAATCAGCTCGAGGGCAACTTCCTCCAGCCGGTGCTGATGGGCCGCTCGATGAAGCTGCACGCCTTCGTGATCCTCATCGCCCTGACCGTCGGCACGGTGCTCGGCGGCATCGTGGGTGCCGTGCTCGCGGTGCCGATCGCCGCCGCCGCGTGGGGCGTCATCCAGGTCTGGGACGGACCGGACCTCCCCGCGCGATGGGCCCGGCCGAAGCATCCGATCGAGTCCTGA
- the ligD gene encoding non-homologous end-joining DNA ligase, producing the protein MASERITLTVPGPDGDREVGLSSPNRVLWPELGITKHELAEYVITVGSPFLGANGDRPVSLERFPEGVDGERFYSKNPPKGAPSFVEAQTVTYNSGRRHPQLIVTEIATAVWAVQMNTIVFHPWASLAANTDNPVELRIDLDPQPGTDFADAAAVAPALRDVLAEAGLTAFVKTSGNRGIHVFCPIEPEWEFLDVRHAVIAAGREFERRLPDKVTMNWWKEERGERIFIDFNQANRDRTMAGAYSPRALPGATVSTPLSWDELAGADPAAFTVRSVPQRLADVGDPWADLQAKPGRIDTLLEWWQRDLDAGLGELPFPPDFPKMPGEPPRVQPSRINPENWPKPD; encoded by the coding sequence ATGGCGTCCGAGCGCATCACCCTGACCGTCCCCGGCCCCGATGGTGACCGCGAAGTAGGGCTGTCCAGCCCGAACCGTGTGCTGTGGCCCGAGCTCGGCATCACGAAGCACGAGCTGGCCGAGTACGTCATCACCGTCGGGTCGCCCTTCCTGGGCGCGAACGGCGATCGGCCCGTGTCGCTCGAGCGATTCCCCGAGGGGGTCGACGGCGAGCGGTTCTACTCGAAGAATCCGCCGAAGGGCGCTCCGTCGTTCGTCGAGGCGCAGACCGTCACGTACAACAGCGGGCGACGGCATCCGCAGCTCATCGTGACCGAGATCGCGACCGCGGTGTGGGCGGTCCAGATGAACACCATCGTGTTCCACCCGTGGGCGTCGCTTGCGGCGAACACCGACAACCCGGTCGAGCTCCGCATCGACCTCGACCCGCAGCCGGGAACGGATTTCGCGGATGCCGCGGCCGTGGCTCCCGCGCTGCGCGACGTGCTTGCCGAGGCGGGGCTCACGGCGTTCGTCAAGACGAGCGGCAACCGCGGCATCCACGTGTTCTGCCCGATCGAGCCGGAGTGGGAGTTCCTCGACGTCCGCCATGCGGTCATCGCCGCGGGTCGCGAGTTCGAGCGGCGCCTGCCCGACAAGGTCACGATGAACTGGTGGAAAGAGGAGCGCGGCGAACGCATCTTCATCGACTTCAACCAGGCCAACCGCGACCGCACGATGGCGGGCGCCTACAGTCCGCGGGCGCTGCCGGGCGCGACGGTGTCGACGCCGCTGTCCTGGGACGAGCTCGCCGGTGCCGATCCCGCCGCCTTCACCGTGCGCTCGGTGCCGCAGCGGCTCGCCGACGTCGGCGATCCGTGGGCCGACCTCCAGGCGAAGCCCGGCCGCATCGACACCCTGCTGGAGTGGTGGCAGCGCGATCTCGATGCAGGGCTCGGCGAGCTGCCGTTCCCGCCGGACTTCCCGAAGATGCCCGGCGAGCCGCCCCGCGTGCAGCCGAGCCGTATCAACCCCGAGAACTGGCCGAAGCCGGACTGA
- a CDS encoding ATP-dependent DNA ligase has protein sequence MPYEIPAPMLAKSVPAVPDPAKTPGGLSFEPKWDGFRALISWDGENVEIGSRGAKPLTRYFPELVEAFARLLPEPCLIDGEIVVPKGEPGAQRLDWESLTQRIHPAASRVNMLAETTPAMLIAFDLLARGERDLQSEPFEVRRAELVDLLGDVPHPVHVTRTTDDPALAERWLAEFEGAGLDGVIAKPLAQPYAPNKRTMFKIKHARTADVVAMGYRIHKSGAGVGSLLVGLYSDDGVLYPVGGVAAWSNARRLELIDELAPLVERDDSGAAVKSEGEKSRFSAPDRDSSFVHLRPERVLEVRYDQLEGWRFRHTVQFERWRPDRDAASCTYDQLETISAYDLGDVLD, from the coding sequence ATGCCGTACGAGATCCCCGCGCCGATGCTGGCCAAGTCCGTTCCCGCCGTGCCGGATCCGGCGAAGACGCCCGGCGGGCTGAGCTTCGAGCCGAAGTGGGACGGCTTCCGCGCCCTCATCTCGTGGGACGGCGAGAACGTCGAGATCGGCAGTCGCGGGGCGAAGCCGCTGACCCGGTACTTCCCCGAACTGGTCGAGGCGTTCGCCCGTCTCCTCCCGGAGCCGTGCCTCATCGACGGCGAGATCGTCGTACCGAAGGGCGAGCCCGGCGCGCAGCGGCTCGACTGGGAGTCGCTCACGCAGCGCATCCACCCCGCAGCATCCCGCGTGAACATGCTCGCCGAGACGACGCCGGCCATGCTCATCGCCTTCGACCTTCTCGCTCGAGGCGAGCGCGACCTGCAGTCCGAGCCGTTCGAGGTGCGTCGCGCCGAGCTCGTCGACCTGCTCGGCGACGTCCCGCATCCGGTGCACGTGACGCGCACGACCGACGATCCCGCGCTGGCCGAGCGGTGGCTCGCCGAGTTCGAGGGCGCCGGACTCGACGGCGTCATCGCGAAGCCGCTCGCCCAGCCGTACGCGCCGAACAAGCGCACCATGTTCAAGATCAAGCACGCCCGCACGGCCGACGTGGTCGCGATGGGCTATCGCATCCACAAGTCCGGCGCAGGCGTGGGTTCACTGCTCGTGGGTCTGTACTCCGACGACGGTGTGCTCTATCCCGTGGGAGGGGTCGCCGCGTGGAGCAACGCGCGCCGCCTCGAGCTGATCGACGAACTCGCGCCGCTCGTCGAGCGCGACGACTCCGGCGCCGCGGTGAAGAGCGAGGGCGAGAAGTCGCGCTTCTCCGCCCCCGACCGCGACTCGTCGTTCGTGCACCTGCGGCCCGAGCGCGTGCTCGAGGTGCGGTACGACCAGCTCGAGGGCTGGCGGTTCCGGCACACCGTGCAGTTCGAGCGGTGGCGGCCGGATCGGGATGCCGCATCCTGCACGTACGACCAGCTCGAGACCATCTCGGCTTATGACCTGGGCGACGTGCTCGACTGA
- a CDS encoding SseB family protein → MALFSRRPKDAPDSDAADAAPDAVTEESADAAEPADEPAGSEAGAPSVSISVSAYGGLGSSAPTASSTPKLQPRRTGRAATKEAPTNSETVAGLRDNVLVREALARLGDGTAPQALLDVARQLLQGHLFLRVKGDARSLLAEGRELPLAVIKVEDRQFALAYSSGSALQASVRADGDVDTSAMGQPVLAVLRHVLAGPYEGLIIDQSSAPARAVLPRPLLEKIMEKVDEELTVKTLLAAERTPETGAAVAEALTRVPLWVAVGKVADGRPGLAEGRAEDGSRYLEVYSHPVEVAVMGRGDQAAPLTGPQLARALDGDPELSGVIVDPAGPWIRLSRDELAPVFASA, encoded by the coding sequence ATGGCTCTCTTCTCGCGCCGGCCCAAGGACGCTCCCGACTCGGATGCTGCGGATGCTGCGCCCGACGCCGTGACCGAGGAGAGCGCCGACGCCGCTGAACCGGCCGACGAGCCGGCGGGTTCTGAAGCGGGGGCACCGAGCGTCTCCATCTCGGTCTCGGCCTACGGCGGTCTCGGATCGTCGGCCCCCACCGCCTCATCCACGCCGAAGCTGCAGCCGCGCCGCACAGGGCGGGCGGCGACCAAGGAAGCGCCGACGAACTCCGAGACGGTCGCGGGGCTTCGCGACAACGTGCTCGTGCGCGAGGCGCTGGCCCGCCTCGGCGACGGCACCGCTCCGCAGGCCCTTCTGGACGTGGCGAGGCAGCTGCTGCAGGGTCACCTGTTCCTCCGGGTCAAGGGCGATGCCCGCTCCCTGCTCGCTGAGGGCCGGGAGCTCCCGCTCGCGGTGATCAAGGTCGAGGATCGCCAGTTCGCACTCGCGTATTCCAGCGGATCCGCGCTGCAGGCGAGCGTGCGCGCCGACGGCGACGTCGACACGTCGGCGATGGGACAGCCGGTTCTCGCCGTGCTGCGGCACGTTCTCGCAGGGCCGTACGAGGGTCTCATCATCGACCAGTCGTCCGCTCCGGCGCGGGCGGTGCTCCCGCGGCCCCTCCTCGAGAAGATCATGGAGAAGGTCGACGAGGAGCTCACCGTCAAGACCCTCCTCGCCGCCGAGCGCACACCCGAGACGGGCGCGGCGGTCGCCGAGGCGCTGACCCGCGTGCCGCTGTGGGTCGCGGTCGGCAAGGTCGCCGACGGACGCCCCGGCCTCGCCGAGGGCCGCGCCGAGGACGGCTCGCGCTACCTCGAGGTGTACTCGCATCCGGTAGAGGTCGCGGTGATGGGCCGTGGCGACCAGGCGGCGCCGCTCACCGGCCCGCAGCTCGCGCGCGCACTCGACGGCGACCCCGAACTGTCGGGCGTGATCGTCGATCCCGCCGGCCCGTGGATCCGCCTCTCGCGCGACGAGCTGGCACCGGTCTTCGCGTCAGCCTGA
- a CDS encoding cation-translocating P-type ATPase, protein MTTVDTSPTAPSKDPLWYTLDADDVVAELGTDRERGLTQAEAAKRLADHGPNAIAAEKPPSLWQVSLSQLADPMNVMLVIVAIISLLIGQVSVGIVVGALVVLNVFLGASQEMKAKASVDALSKMQIPQARVFRDGSLVQIAATDVVPGDIVALEAGDIVPADGRILRSATLETQEAALTGESAPIAKDPATIADPDTTLGDRANMAFQNTQVTRGTATVVVTGTGMTTQMGQIASMLSSVKQAKSPLQKELDSLTGVLGWIAWGAVAVIVIFGLVREQPLASVVLLGISMAISAIPTGMPSFVQAMLSFGSRQLAEHKAVVKNLTDVETLGATSAINSDKTGTLTMNEMTVESLYFGGDWFSVGGSGYEKSGDILQVAGQPVPDFTQLALGLTLCSDATVSDDGVVIGDPTEAALVVLAAKMGADAELTRAKFPRAAEVPFDSAYKFMATFHEVPQDGATRLVALVKGGPDVVLDRCATVLTADGPAPIAGQLQTVLDANRTLSEQGLRVLAFAVRRFEPGTPVPADPMAEVKDLTFVGLVGIIDPLRPSSKEAVRIAHEAGIEVRMITGDHAITAAAIGAKLGLGPGAASGADIQAMTDDELKAALPNLHVFGRVTPEDKLRLARLMQETGDVVAMTGDAVNDAAALKQADIGVAMGSGSEVTKQAGKMILVDDNFGTLVTAVRLGRGIYEKIVSYVRYQMSQLFSLVLLFLVASIFDINSGVPLTPIMILFLNFFISVFPVIVILLDPVPDGIMLKPPRDPKKTIANGGAITLWFVYGGVLFLMTLIPLLMFTDQASPSKPNVPVTMTFVVAAFGAVLGGLAMRRDPESGLTAPILTAVKWLAIPVAITVAAVEIGFLQRLVGTVSLSGSEWLICIGLALVVPLFVEVEKWIRRRRIARRAAGVKA, encoded by the coding sequence ATGACCACCGTGGACACGTCGCCGACCGCGCCCTCGAAAGACCCCCTCTGGTACACGCTGGACGCCGACGATGTCGTCGCCGAGCTCGGAACCGACCGCGAGCGCGGGCTCACACAGGCCGAAGCCGCGAAGCGGCTCGCCGACCACGGCCCGAATGCGATCGCGGCCGAGAAGCCGCCGTCGCTCTGGCAGGTCTCGCTCAGCCAGCTCGCGGACCCCATGAACGTCATGCTCGTGATCGTCGCGATCATCAGCCTCCTGATCGGCCAGGTCAGCGTCGGCATCGTCGTCGGCGCGCTCGTCGTCCTGAACGTGTTCCTCGGCGCCAGCCAGGAGATGAAGGCCAAGGCGTCGGTCGATGCCCTGTCGAAGATGCAGATCCCCCAGGCGCGGGTCTTCCGCGACGGGAGCCTCGTGCAGATCGCCGCGACGGATGTCGTTCCCGGCGACATCGTGGCTCTCGAGGCCGGAGACATCGTCCCCGCCGACGGGCGGATCCTGCGATCGGCCACGCTCGAGACTCAGGAGGCCGCGCTCACCGGCGAGAGCGCACCGATCGCGAAAGACCCTGCGACCATCGCCGACCCCGACACGACACTCGGCGACCGGGCGAACATGGCGTTCCAGAACACGCAGGTGACGAGAGGCACCGCGACCGTCGTCGTCACCGGCACCGGGATGACCACCCAGATGGGTCAGATCGCCTCGATGCTCTCGTCCGTGAAGCAGGCGAAGTCGCCGCTGCAGAAGGAGCTCGACTCCCTCACCGGCGTGCTCGGCTGGATCGCCTGGGGCGCGGTCGCCGTCATCGTCATCTTCGGCCTGGTGCGCGAACAGCCGCTCGCCTCGGTCGTCCTGCTCGGCATCTCGATGGCGATCTCCGCCATCCCGACCGGCATGCCGTCGTTCGTGCAGGCGATGCTGTCCTTCGGCTCGCGGCAGCTCGCCGAGCACAAGGCCGTCGTGAAGAACCTCACCGACGTCGAGACGCTGGGTGCGACGAGCGCCATCAACTCCGACAAGACCGGCACGCTCACGATGAACGAGATGACGGTCGAGTCGCTCTACTTCGGCGGCGACTGGTTCAGCGTCGGCGGCAGCGGCTACGAGAAGAGCGGCGACATCCTCCAGGTCGCCGGGCAGCCCGTTCCCGACTTCACGCAGCTCGCCCTCGGACTGACCCTCTGCAGCGACGCCACCGTGTCAGACGACGGTGTCGTGATCGGCGACCCGACGGAGGCCGCGCTCGTGGTGCTCGCCGCCAAGATGGGCGCCGACGCCGAGCTCACCCGAGCGAAGTTCCCTCGGGCGGCCGAAGTGCCGTTCGACTCGGCGTACAAGTTCATGGCGACCTTCCACGAGGTGCCGCAGGACGGCGCGACGCGCCTCGTCGCCCTCGTCAAAGGCGGGCCGGATGTCGTCCTCGACCGTTGCGCCACGGTTCTGACCGCTGACGGCCCGGCGCCGATCGCCGGGCAGCTGCAGACCGTGCTCGATGCGAACCGCACGCTCTCCGAGCAGGGTCTGCGTGTGCTGGCGTTCGCCGTCCGCCGCTTCGAGCCCGGCACGCCCGTGCCCGCAGACCCGATGGCCGAGGTGAAGGATCTCACGTTCGTCGGGCTCGTCGGCATCATCGACCCGCTCCGTCCGTCCTCGAAAGAGGCCGTGCGCATCGCCCACGAGGCGGGCATCGAGGTGCGCATGATCACCGGCGACCACGCGATCACGGCCGCCGCGATCGGCGCGAAGCTCGGCCTGGGCCCGGGCGCGGCGAGCGGCGCCGACATCCAGGCGATGACCGACGACGAGCTGAAGGCCGCTCTGCCGAACCTGCACGTGTTCGGCCGGGTGACGCCCGAGGACAAGCTGCGGCTCGCGCGACTGATGCAGGAGACCGGAGACGTCGTCGCCATGACCGGCGACGCCGTCAACGACGCCGCCGCCCTCAAGCAGGCCGACATCGGCGTCGCAATGGGTTCGGGCAGCGAGGTGACGAAGCAGGCCGGCAAGATGATCCTCGTCGACGACAACTTCGGCACCCTGGTCACCGCCGTCCGACTCGGCCGAGGGATCTACGAGAAGATCGTCAGCTACGTCCGGTACCAGATGTCGCAGCTGTTCTCGCTCGTGCTGCTCTTCCTGGTGGCGAGCATCTTCGACATCAACAGCGGCGTGCCGCTCACGCCGATCATGATCCTGTTCCTCAACTTCTTCATCTCGGTCTTCCCGGTCATCGTGATCCTCCTCGATCCGGTGCCCGACGGCATCATGCTCAAGCCGCCGCGCGACCCGAAGAAGACGATCGCCAACGGCGGGGCGATCACTCTGTGGTTCGTGTACGGCGGCGTGCTCTTCCTCATGACGCTCATCCCGCTGCTGATGTTCACCGACCAGGCGAGCCCGTCCAAGCCGAACGTGCCGGTCACGATGACCTTCGTCGTCGCTGCTTTCGGCGCCGTTCTGGGGGGCCTCGCCATGCGCCGCGACCCCGAGTCCGGTCTGACCGCCCCGATCCTCACCGCCGTCAAGTGGCTGGCGATCCCCGTGGCGATCACCGTCGCCGCGGTCGAGATCGGGTTCCTCCAGCGACTCGTCGGCACGGTGTCCCTGAGCGGAAGCGAATGGCTGATCTGCATCGGACTCGCCCTCGTCGTGCCGCTGTTCGTCGAGGTCGAGAAGTGGATCCGTCGCCGCCGCATCGCGCGTCGCGCGGCCGGCGTGAAGGCTTGA
- a CDS encoding acyltransferase family protein — MTATLAAAAAAVPSASARPQPGSDLRPDIQALRAIAVGSVLLYHLWPNRFTGGYVGVDVFFVISGFLITSHLLREFTRTGTIRVARFWARRAKRLLPASLTVLFATAIAVVLIVPEAWWKQFLSEVIASTLYVENWLLASNSVDYLALENAASPTQHFWTLSVEEQFYIALPLLLMTVVLLAGRRTPRAVPVLAAVLGAAVLASFAYSVWLTLTTPSVSYFSTLTRAWEFGAGALLAFVTLRPPRGLSNVFSFAGLALIAFACFAFSAETPFPGSAAAVPVIGTILVLWAGERSAVSRIGRWWPVAMLGYLSYAVYLWHWPLVALTPYVTGRPLSTLDKAVILALTLVLAWLSTRFIEEPVRFSPRLLGGSRRPRTVAAWCAAGMAVVVAFSAVGIAVFDARADARAQTIESVKSDPPDCLGAQAMDPALDVCGDRELGDLLVPDPASAKDDDDNLPECWGLDADGAKICTVAAPKGWTKRVIAVGDSHSNTLIGAYRAMAESQGWRMDVAGIPGCYLTSAEQVANSDSHRAGCLKWRAAVMASIQADPPDAIIVTHSSGDNVVVPGSGETLESATVDGLVDAWSQLPDVPIIAIRDNPAMTKDTMNCVAQHRLEAADACAIARSEALAHFDGQADAAARVPNAHEIDLTDFYCTADTCSPVIGNVLVYRDPRHVTATWVRTLTPYLENEVMAALDW; from the coding sequence GTGACTGCGACTCTCGCCGCCGCCGCAGCCGCTGTGCCCTCGGCTTCGGCCCGCCCTCAGCCCGGATCGGACCTCAGGCCCGACATCCAGGCGCTGCGGGCGATCGCGGTCGGATCGGTGCTGCTCTACCATCTGTGGCCCAACCGGTTCACCGGTGGCTACGTGGGCGTCGATGTCTTCTTCGTCATCAGCGGGTTCCTGATCACCTCCCACCTGCTGCGAGAGTTCACGCGCACCGGAACGATCCGCGTCGCCCGGTTCTGGGCGCGGCGCGCGAAGCGCCTGCTGCCGGCATCCCTCACGGTCCTCTTCGCGACAGCGATCGCGGTCGTGCTCATCGTGCCGGAAGCGTGGTGGAAGCAGTTCCTGAGCGAGGTCATCGCTTCGACCCTCTACGTGGAGAACTGGCTCCTGGCCTCGAACTCCGTCGACTACCTCGCGCTCGAGAACGCGGCGTCGCCGACCCAGCACTTCTGGACGCTTTCGGTCGAAGAGCAGTTCTACATCGCCCTGCCGCTGCTCCTGATGACTGTCGTGCTGCTCGCCGGCCGACGCACCCCGAGAGCGGTTCCGGTCCTCGCCGCCGTTCTCGGCGCGGCCGTGCTGGCCTCCTTCGCGTACTCGGTCTGGCTCACCCTCACGACGCCGTCCGTGTCGTACTTCTCGACGCTCACGCGTGCGTGGGAGTTCGGTGCCGGCGCGCTGCTCGCCTTCGTGACACTGCGCCCTCCCCGCGGCCTGTCCAACGTGTTCTCGTTCGCCGGGCTCGCACTCATTGCATTCGCCTGCTTCGCGTTCAGCGCCGAGACTCCTTTCCCCGGCTCCGCGGCCGCTGTTCCCGTCATCGGGACGATTCTCGTGCTGTGGGCGGGGGAGCGTTCCGCGGTGAGCAGGATCGGCCGATGGTGGCCGGTCGCCATGCTCGGCTACCTCTCCTACGCCGTGTACCTGTGGCACTGGCCGCTCGTGGCGCTGACGCCGTACGTCACCGGCCGGCCGCTGTCGACGCTCGACAAGGCCGTCATCCTCGCGCTGACTCTCGTGCTCGCGTGGCTGTCGACCCGATTCATCGAGGAGCCGGTCCGCTTCTCGCCGCGCCTGCTCGGAGGGTCCCGCCGACCGCGAACGGTCGCGGCGTGGTGCGCGGCGGGGATGGCTGTCGTCGTGGCTTTCTCGGCGGTGGGGATCGCGGTGTTCGATGCGCGAGCCGACGCGCGCGCGCAGACCATCGAATCGGTGAAGTCGGATCCGCCCGACTGCCTCGGCGCGCAGGCGATGGACCCCGCCCTCGACGTCTGCGGCGACCGGGAGCTGGGGGACTTGCTCGTACCCGATCCTGCCTCGGCGAAGGATGATGACGACAACCTGCCCGAGTGCTGGGGACTCGACGCGGACGGCGCGAAGATCTGCACCGTCGCCGCCCCGAAGGGGTGGACGAAGCGCGTGATCGCTGTGGGTGACTCGCACAGCAACACCCTCATCGGGGCGTATCGCGCGATGGCGGAGTCCCAGGGCTGGCGCATGGATGTCGCCGGCATACCGGGCTGCTACCTGACCAGCGCCGAGCAGGTGGCGAACTCCGACTCCCACCGGGCAGGCTGTCTGAAGTGGCGGGCCGCGGTCATGGCGTCCATCCAGGCCGACCCTCCGGACGCGATCATCGTCACGCACTCGTCCGGTGACAACGTGGTCGTCCCTGGATCGGGTGAGACGCTCGAATCAGCGACCGTCGACGGGCTCGTCGATGCATGGTCGCAGCTTCCCGATGTGCCGATCATCGCGATCCGGGACAACCCCGCGATGACGAAGGACACGATGAACTGCGTCGCGCAGCACCGGTTGGAGGCGGCCGACGCGTGCGCCATTGCGCGTTCCGAGGCGCTCGCGCACTTCGACGGCCAGGCCGACGCGGCCGCCCGCGTGCCCAACGCGCACGAGATCGACCTCACGGACTTCTACTGCACCGCCGACACCTGCTCACCCGTGATCGGGAACGTCCTCGTCTATCGCGACCCGCGCCACGTGACGGCGACCTGGGTGCGCACTCTGACCCCCTACCTCGAGAACGAGGTCATGGCGGCGCTCGACTGGTGA
- a CDS encoding DUF2510 domain-containing protein encodes MTAPPPGWYRDPAQPATLRYWDGGAWTAHRQTAVSLAGGPAGAPPETSWNTVWIWLVVLMIALPLLSLVTPAVSGWDDLFGARPAQAQFVTDLGELAARVLGYVMYGLAVFFAYRDHRALRERGVPDPFPWVWAFLTPVYPIGRSVVVVRRIGRGWAPLWATVAALSLLLVYAGMIAVVLLTAMADLRLGS; translated from the coding sequence GTGACCGCTCCGCCCCCCGGCTGGTACCGCGACCCCGCTCAGCCTGCGACACTGCGGTACTGGGACGGCGGCGCCTGGACGGCGCATCGGCAGACCGCCGTGTCTCTCGCAGGCGGGCCGGCGGGTGCGCCGCCCGAGACCTCATGGAACACCGTGTGGATCTGGCTGGTCGTCCTGATGATCGCGCTTCCCCTTCTCTCGCTCGTCACCCCTGCGGTCTCGGGCTGGGACGACCTCTTCGGCGCGAGGCCTGCGCAAGCGCAGTTCGTCACGGACCTGGGTGAACTCGCCGCTCGGGTGCTCGGGTACGTCATGTACGGGCTGGCCGTGTTCTTCGCCTACCGGGACCACCGTGCGCTTCGCGAGCGCGGGGTGCCCGACCCGTTCCCCTGGGTGTGGGCGTTCCTCACACCGGTGTATCCGATCGGCCGGTCGGTGGTGGTGGTGCGCCGCATCGGGCGCGGCTGGGCACCTCTGTGGGCGACGGTCGCCGCGCTCTCGCTCCTGCTCGTCTACGCGGGGATGATCGCGGTCGTGCTGCTCACTGCGATGGCAGACCTGCGTCTCGGGTCGTGA
- a CDS encoding acyl-CoA dehydrogenase family protein, translating to MSDFTPRPGHAVDGYDVTTRLGTDYYQVFADISDEDLAVWERAQAYVDEVGTRMQDAWDAAAYPLDIAMRLGELDLFNDGIVHPDLTRFSPLAAGLVNMEVSRGDGSLGTVIAVQGGLALRTLALFGSPEQQARWLKPVARGEVPASFALTEPDHGSDSVSLETTARRDGEEWVLDGAKKWIGNGASGGITFVWARVVSPGDETDGAVRCFLVEQDTAGYTGTVIAGKASLRGIHQAHIALDAVRVPLDAVLPGAKSFKDASTVLYSTRSGVAWSALGHATACYEAALAYSQQRVQFGKPLAKFQMVQERLAQMLEELTAMQLYCRHLADLEASGGLRPTQASLAKYHNTRAARRIAAIARDLLGGNGILLENGVMQHMADIEAIHTYEGTESVQALLIGRDITGMSAFA from the coding sequence GTGAGCGATTTCACCCCGCGGCCCGGCCACGCCGTCGACGGCTACGACGTCACCACCCGTCTCGGCACCGACTACTACCAGGTGTTCGCCGACATCTCCGACGAGGACCTCGCCGTCTGGGAGCGCGCGCAAGCGTACGTCGACGAGGTCGGCACGCGTATGCAGGACGCGTGGGATGCCGCGGCCTATCCCCTCGACATCGCGATGCGCCTGGGCGAGCTCGATCTCTTCAACGACGGCATCGTCCATCCCGACCTCACCCGGTTCTCCCCCCTCGCGGCCGGTCTGGTGAACATGGAGGTCTCGCGTGGTGACGGATCCCTCGGCACCGTCATCGCCGTCCAGGGCGGACTCGCCCTGCGCACGCTCGCGCTGTTCGGCAGCCCCGAGCAGCAGGCGCGCTGGCTGAAGCCCGTCGCCCGCGGCGAGGTCCCGGCGTCGTTCGCCCTCACGGAGCCCGACCACGGCAGCGACTCCGTCTCGCTCGAGACGACCGCCCGCCGAGACGGCGAGGAGTGGGTGCTCGACGGGGCCAAGAAGTGGATCGGCAACGGCGCGTCCGGCGGCATCACGTTCGTGTGGGCGCGGGTCGTGAGTCCCGGCGACGAGACCGACGGAGCGGTGCGGTGCTTCCTCGTCGAGCAGGACACCGCCGGGTACACCGGCACCGTGATCGCCGGAAAGGCGTCGCTGCGCGGCATCCACCAGGCCCACATCGCCCTCGACGCGGTCCGGGTGCCGCTGGACGCCGTGCTGCCGGGCGCCAAGAGCTTCAAGGATGCCTCGACCGTGCTCTATTCGACGCGCTCGGGGGTCGCGTGGTCGGCGCTCGGTCACGCCACCGCCTGCTACGAGGCGGCCCTCGCCTATTCGCAGCAGCGCGTGCAGTTCGGCAAGCCGCTCGCGAAGTTCCAGATGGTCCAGGAGCGCCTCGCGCAGATGCTCGAGGAGCTCACCGCGATGCAGCTGTACTGCCGGCACCTGGCCGACCTCGAGGCATCCGGCGGACTGCGCCCGACGCAGGCGTCCCTCGCGAAGTACCACAACACTCGGGCAGCACGGCGGATCGCGGCGATCGCACGCGACCTGCTCGGGGGCAACGGCATCCTGCTCGAGAACGGCGTGATGCAGCACATGGCCGACATCGAGGCGATCCACACCTACGAAGGCACCGAGAGCGTCCAGGCGCTGCTCATCGGACGGGACATCACCGGCATGAGCGCGTTCGCGTAG